Proteins encoded by one window of Nicotiana tabacum cultivar K326 chromosome 10, ASM71507v2, whole genome shotgun sequence:
- the LOC107812299 gene encoding protein transport protein sft2 — protein sequence MQKWFSAGGGGGDDRYVEQQQTSSSTPSLLADWNSYASAKSSEESASTAFIGSFDLESAVRSANDTVSGTFNVVSKGVRDIPGNFQSATSNIPSGKALMYFGLFMATGVFFIFMAFTLFLPVIVLVPQKFAICFALGCSFIIGSFFALRGPKNQFAHMFSMERLPFTLGFIGSMMGTLYVSMALHSYILSVLFSVLQVLALAYYAISYFPGGSAGLKFLSSSMISSVMKCFGR from the exons ATGCAGAAGTGGTTTTCAGCGGGCGGCGGCGGCGGGGATGATCGATATGTTGAGCAACAACAAacttcttcttcaactccttcttTGCTGGCTGATTGGAATTCGTACGCATCCGCTAAATCATCGGAAGAGAGCGCCAGCACTGCGTTCATCGGCAGCTTCGATCTCGAATCTGCCGTTCGTTCTGCTAACGACACCGTTTCTGGCACTTTTAACGT GGTTTCCAAAGGAGTGAGAGACATTCCAGGGAACTTTCAGTCTGCCACTAGCAACATACCTTCTGGAAAAGCCCTCATGTATTTTGGCCTATTCATGGCGACCGGAGTCTTCTTCATTTTCATGGCATTTACTTTGTTCCTCCCAGTGATAGTATTGGTGCCCCAGAAATTTGCCATTTGCTTTGCTCTTGGATGTTCCTTTATTATTGGGTCATTCTTTGCACTTAGGGGTCCAAAGAATCAGTTTGCTCATATGTTCTCAATGGAG AGGCTTCCTTTTACACTAGGATTCATAGGCAGCATGATGGGCACACTCTATGTTTCCATGGCACTCCATAGCTATATCCTTTCAGTCCTCTTTTCTGTGCTTCAG GTTCTGGCATTAGCATATTATGCAATTTCTTACTTTCCTGGTGGCTCTGCTGGCTTGAAATTTCTCTCATCTTCTATGATTTCTTCAGTAATGAAATGCTTTGGCAGGTGA